Proteins from a single region of Corylus avellana chromosome ca11, CavTom2PMs-1.0:
- the LOC132165682 gene encoding asparagine synthetase [glutamine-hydrolyzing] 2, which yields MCGILAVFGCTDNSQAKRSRIIELSRRLRHRGPDWSGLHCHEDCYLAHQRLAIVDPASGDQPLYNEDKTVIVTVNGEIYNHKQLREKLKSHQFRTESDCEVIAHLYEEYGEDFVDMLDGMFSFVLLDTRDKSFIAARDGIGITPLYVGWGLDGSVWFASEMKALSDDCERFTSFLPGHIYSSKQGGFRRWYSPPWYSEKIPSTPYDPMLLREAFEKAVVKRLMTDVPFGVLLSGGLDSSLVAAVAGRHLAEAGAAFQWGSQLHTFCIGLKGSPDLKAAREVADYLGTRHHEFYFTVQEGIDALEEVIYHIETYDVTTIRASTPMFLMSRKIKSLGVKMVLSGEGSDEIFGGYLYFHKAPNKEELHRETCQKIKALHLYDCLRANKSTSAWGVEARVPFLDKEFLNVAMSIDPEWKMVRPDLGRIEKWILRNAFDDEENPYLPKNILYRQKEQFSDGVGYSWIDGLKDHANKQVTDAMLMNASFVYPENTPTTKEAYCYRTIFEKFYPKNAARSTVPGGPSVACSTAKAVEWDAAWSKNPDPSGRAALGIHEAAYEEEVDAKDPNLMNGSKQKLQALADKATTIV from the exons ATGTGTGGAATACTGGCGGTCTTTGGTTGCACTGACAACTCTCAGGCCAAACGCTCCCGTATCATTGAATTGTCTAGGAg GTTGCGCCATAGAGGTCCTGATTGGAGTGGTCTGCATTGTCATGAGGATTGCTATCTTGCTCATCAACGATTAGCTATTGTGGACCCTGCTTCTGGAGATCAGCCACTTTACAATGAAGACAAGACGGTTATTGTCACG GTTAATGGTGAGATATATAACCACAAACAACTAAGAGAAAAGCTGAAGTCCCATCAGTTCCGAACTGAAAGTGACTGCGAAGTGATTGCTCATCTT TATGAAGAGTATGGTGAAGATTTTGTGGACATGTTGGATGGCATGTTCTCCTTTGTCCTTCTCGACACCCGGGATAAAAGTTTTATTGCGGCTCGTGATGGTATTGGTATTACCCCACTTTACGTTGGCTGGGGTCTCGATG GATCGGTATGGTTTGCCTCAGAAATGAAGGCTTTGAGTGATGATTGTGAAAGATTCACGTCTTTTCTTCCTGGGCATATATATTCTAGCAAACAGG GAGGGTTTAGAAGATGGTACAGCCCACCGTGGTATTCAGAGAAGATACCCTCAACTCCATATGATCCCATGCTCTTACGTGAGGCCTTTGAGAAG GCTGTGGTAAAGAGACTTATGACGGATGTACCATTTGGTGTGCTTTTGTCTGGAGGTCTGGACTCCTCACTTGTTGCTGCTGTGGCTGGCCGCCATTTGGCAGAAGCAGGAGCTGCTTTTCAGTGGGGATCACAGTTGCACACCTTTTGCATTGGTTTGAAG GGTTCTCCGGATCTAAAAGCTGCCAGAGAGGTGGCAGATTATCTTGGAACTCGTCATCATGAGTTCTACTTCACTGTTCAG GAAGGCATTGATGCACTTGAGGAAGTCATTTACCATATTGAAACATATGATGTGACCACTATCAGAGCTAGCACGCCAATGTTTCTTATGTCTcgaaaaattaaatctttggGAGTGAAAATGGTTCTTTCTGGGGAAGGTTCAGATGAAATTTTTGGAGGTTACTTGTACTTCCACAAGGCACCTAACAAGGAGGAGTTGCACCGAGAAACATGTCAGAAG ATTAAAGCTCTTCATCTTTATGACTGCCTGAGGGCCAATAAATCAACTTCGGCTTGGGGTGTTGAGGCTCGTGTACCCTTTTTAGATAAAGAATTCCTCAATGTTGCTATGAGCATTGATCCTGAGTGGAAAATG GTCAGGCCTGATCTTGGAAGAATTGAGAAGTGGATCTTACGCAATGCATTTGATGATGAAGAGAACCCATATTTGCCAAAG aATATATTGTACAGGCAGAAGGAACAGTTCAGTGATGGCGTTGGGTACAGTTGGATTGACGGCTTGAAGGATCATGCAAACAAACAA GTAACGGATGCAATGTTGATGAATGCGAGCTTTGTTTACCCTGAAAATACTCCTACCACAAAGGAAGCATACTGCTACAGAACTATATTTGAGAAGTTCTATCCTAAG AATGCTGCTAGGTCAACAGTTCCTGGCGGCCCAAGTGTAGCATGCAGTACAGCAAAAGCTGTGGAATGGGATGCTGCATGGTCAAAAAATCCTGACCCATCTGGTCGTGCAGCACTTGGTATTCATGAGGCTGCCTATGAGGAAGAAGTGGATGCCAAGGATCCCAATCTGATGAATGGCTCCAAACAAAAACTACAAGCGCTTGCAGACAAAGCTACAACAATTGTTTGA
- the LOC132165605 gene encoding oxidation resistance protein 1, whose protein sequence is MGRQQSLRGKAAHFVSDLTTVILNPISDKPPKPHPHPHPPEDESESKKGQLESIGEEGTGEVVDGPDTSSFTAFLYSLLSSSDSGDNSKSDEQNNGEIESGDLQSDTAMKESGGKKSLFSRGKQSLGRVISKAARVGGYRNQDRKGDSEIKVDGSDALTAEVEMRDIQNEKESEDLVKVADISEPSLLLSEKTRTFLYASLPALVQGRKWLLIYSTWRHGISLSTLYRRSTLWPGLSLLVVGDRKGAVFGGLVEAPLRPTSKKKYQGTNNTFVFTNKSDQPVIFRPTGVNRYFTLCSTNSLAIGGGGHFALYLDGDLLNGSSSVSETYGNPCLAHSKDFEVKEVELWGFVYASKYEEILSLSRTEAPGICRW, encoded by the exons ATGGGTAGGCAACAGTCGCTGCGGGGAAAAGCAGCCCACTTTGTGTCTGATCTCACCACTGTCATCCTCAACCCCATCTCTGATAAACCCCCAAAAcctcatcctcatcctcatccaCCT GAAGATGAGAGTGAGTCAAAAAAAGGTCAACTAGAATCAATTGGTGAAGAGGGTACTGGGGAAGTTGTTGATGGGCCTGATACTTCTTCTTTTACAGCATTTCTCTACTCTCTATTGTCATCCTCTGACTCCGGAGATAATTCAAAGTCAGATGAGCAGAATAATGGTGAAATTGAATCAGGCGACCTGCAATCTGACACTGCAATGAAGGAAAGTGGTGGGAAGAAAAGCTTATTTTCTAGGGGGAAACAATCGCTTGGTAGAGTTATTTCCAAAGCTGCAAGAGTCGGTGGCTATCGAAACCAAGATCGCAAGGGTGACTCAGAAATTAAAGTTGATGGGAGTGATGCTTTAACTGCTGAGGTTGAGATGAGGGATATTCAAAATGAGAAAGAGTCTGAAGACTTGGTCAAAGTTGCAGACATTTCCGAACCTTCATTGCTTCTTTCAGAGAAAACTAGGACTTTTCTTTATGCTTCACTTCCAGCACTTGTTCAGGGGAGGAAATGGTTATTGATCTATAG TACATGGCGGCATGGCATATCACTTTCGACCCTGTATAGAAGGAGCACGCTTTGGCCTGGACTCAGCTTGCTG GTTGTTGGAGACCGTAAAGGTGCAGTATTTGGTGGCTTAGTTGAGGCACCCCTTAGGCCAACCAGCAAGAAAAAATATCAG GGAACAAATAATACGTTTGTTTTCACGAATAAATCCGATCAACCTGTTATATTCCGCCCCACAG GTGTAAATCGCTATTTCACTCTGTGCTCCACCAACTCTCTGGCAATTGGTGGAGGTGGTCACTTTGCACTGTATTTGGATGGTGATCT ATTGAATGGATCAAGTTCTGTTTCGGAAACATATGGGAACCCTTGCCTTGCACACTCCAAAGACTTCGAAGTGAAGGAAGTTGAG TTGTGGGGCTTTGTATATGCTTCAAAGTATGAGGAAATACTTTCTTTAAGCCGAACAGAGGCCCCTGGGATTTGCCGATGGTAA
- the LOC132166690 gene encoding putative F-box protein At1g67623, whose translation MMFSSPGVSKPTGKRREQRKVGIKSLPNDLLMEVLAKIASASFTDLLNIKSSCKDFHGLAEDDYIFQHVSLKELPLVWYTKNEVSSLLRRCKKSENPDALFREGICGYFSSKDQGLGLEFLEKASRKGHVEASYIYGLILICSGGQLKQQGLQLLSSLITCELRGSRIKECRRRVKDYVRSMWINNNIVRDQEPYCHIETCNNYGRTPNSLATKKARWHSGDYIEDENAKFMCCAYCQCDHEVDLFCNMLQGK comes from the coding sequence ATGATGTTTTCCTCGCCGGGTGTTTCAAAGCCAACGGGAAAGAGAAGAGAGCAGCGCAAGGTCGGCATAAAATCTCTCCCAAATGACTTGTTGATGGAAGTTCTTGCCAAGATTGCATCAGCTTCGTTCACCGACCTTCTAAACATTAAGTCAAGTTGCAAGGATTTTCACGGGTTGGCAGAGGATGATTACATCTTTCAACACGTCTCGTTGAAGGAGCTTCCACTCGTTTGGTACACGAAAAATGAGGTTTCGTCACTCTTAAGACGTTGTAAAAAGAGTGAAAACCCAGATGCATTATTTAGAGAAGGCATATGTGGGTACTTCAGTTCTAAGGATCAAGGATTGGGGCTTGAGTTCTTGGAGAAAGCATCTAGAAAGGGGCATGTTGAAGCGTCGTATATATATGgtcttattttaatttgttctgGGGGTCAATTAAAGCAACAGGGCTTGCAGCTTCTCTCTTCTTTAATTACTTGCGAGCTAAGAGGCTCAAGAATAAAAGAATGTCGAAGGAGAGTAAAAGACTATGTTCGAAGCATGTGGATCAACAATAACATTGTTAGAGATCAAGAGCCTTATTGTCATATAGAAACATGCAACAACTACGGGAGGACGCCAAATTCTTTGGCGACGAAAAAGGCAAGATGGCATTCCGGCGACTATATAGAAGATGAGAATGCTAAGTTTATGTGTTGTGCGTATTGCCAATGCGATCATGAAGTGGATTTGTTTTGTAACATGTTACAGGGAAAGTAG